CTTGCCGCCGGCACGCCGGTCATTGGCGGCGCGGCAGACATGATCGCCTCCGCGCTCGGCGCCGGCGTCACCCGCACGGGTGACATCCTGCTGAAATTCGGCGGCGCGGTGGACATCCTCGTCGCCACCGATCAGGTGAAGCCCGATCCGCGCCTCTATCTCGATTATCACCTCATCCCCGGCCTCTACATGCCCAATGGTTGCATGGCGACCGGCGGCTCCGGGCTGAACTGGTTCGTGCGCAATTTCTCCGGCGGGGAAGCGGATGCCGCCGCCCGCGCCGGGCTGAGCCTGCACCAGCATCTCGACCGGCTCGCCGCCGAGCGGCCGGCCGGCGCGGATGGGCTGACCATCCTGCCCTATTTCCTCGGCGAGAAGACCCCGATCCACGATCCCGCCGCGCGCGGCGTCATTGACGGCCTCACCCTGTCGCACGACATCGGCCATCTCTGGCGGGCGCTGCTCGAATCCTATGCCTATGCCGGCGCGCACCATGTCGAGGTGCTCCGCGACATGGGCCATACGGCAACGCGCGTCATGGTCTCCGATGGCGGCTCGAATTCGCGCGTGTGGATGCAGATCGTCGCCGATGTGCTCGGCCAGCCCGTGCATCGCCTCAAGGGCCATCCCGGCTCCTCGCTCGGCGCGGCCTGGACGGCAGCGGTCGGCGTCGGCCTTGCCGACTGGGCCGGCATTTCCCGCTTCGTCAGCGAGGATGAGGTGATAGAACCCAACCTCGCCAACACCGAGACCTACCGCGCTGGCTATGCGCGCTACCGCGACCTCTACCGCCGCCTGTCGGCGCCGGCTGGAAAGGCCAATGCATGAGCCTGAACGATGTGAGCCTGAATGATGCCCGCCGCTTTCGCGCCGTCGCCTGGGACATTGACGGCACGCTGATCGACAGCGAGCCGCTGCACCATCGCGCCCTGGTCGCCATTTGCGGCGAGCTCGGCGCCGACCTGTCGGACCTGCCGGACCAGGCGTTCTGCGGCACGCATATCCGCGATGTCTGGAAGATCCTGCGCCCGCGCCTGCCGGAGAGCACGGTGGAGGCCGAATGGATCGCCGCCATCAACCGCTTCTATGTCGAGAACCGCGCCGAGCTGATGCTGCTGCCGGGCGCGGTTGGCACCATCCGCACGCTGGCCGGGCGTGGCGTGGCGCAGGCCTGCGTCTCCAATTCCAGCCGCCGCGTGGTGGACGCCAATATCGACGCGCTCGGCATCGCCGATAAGCTCGCCTTCTCCATCAGCCTCGACGATGTCGAGCACGGCAAGCCGAACCCGGAGCCCTATGCCCGCGCCTGCGCCCGCCTCGGCCTGCCGCCGGCGCAGGTGGTGGCGGTGGAGGACAGCCTCGCCGGCGCCCGCGCCGCCCGCGCCGCCGGGCTGCATGTCATCGGCTATGGCAGCGCGGCGTTTGACGATATCGACCACGCCATCGAGGCCATTGACCAGGTGCTGGCCCTGTTCCCGCCCGCCTGACCAGCCGGGTCATAGCCCCCAACGCAAAATGGCCGGCGTCACCGCCGGCCATTTCCGTTTGAAGTTGTTGATGGCTTGTGAATGTCGTCATCCCGGCCCCTCGGGTCTTGCCTCCGGCAAGCCCAAGGGCAGGCTCCGCGAAGCCGAAGAGCCGGGATCGCGCGCCAGAACTTCGGCAACGATCCCGGATACGGCCTGCGGCCGTTCCGGGATGACGCCAGCGGAACCCCGGCAGAATGACGCTCAGTTCTTCACGGTCTCTTCGAGGAAGAAGCGGCCGAGCGGGTTCTGGTGGAAGTTGGAGATGTTCTTCCGGGTGACGTTGATATAGGGGCTGTAATAGAGGTCGATCCAGTTGACGTCGGCCTTGGCCATCTTCTGGAGCGTCACATACATGGCCTCGCGCTTCTTCGGATCGGTCTCCAGACGCGCGGCTTCCACCAGCGCCTTGACCTCCTCATTCTTGTAGCGGGTCATGTAGTTCAGGTTGGTGTCGTGGCCGAGGACGAAGGTGGTCTTCTGGTCCGGGTCGAGAATGTCGTTGGTCCAATACATGACCGAGATGTCGTAATCGCCGTTCACCAGCATGTCCCAGCTCTGGCTGGGATCGACCTTCTGGAGATTGACCGTCACACCCGCCTTGGAGAGCTGCTGCTGCACCAGCACGGCGATCTGCTCATCCGT
Above is a window of Ancylobacter sp. WKF20 DNA encoding:
- a CDS encoding FGGY-family carbohydrate kinase translates to MTCVLGLDIGTTSTIGFLLRLPGEVLGVVSRPVTLSSPHAGWAEEDPAQWWANVGAITHELIDSSGIDPTEIAAIGVTGMLPAVVLLDAEGRVLRPSIQQSDGRCGAEVAELRAEKDEAAFIKKAGNGINQQLVTAKLRWLARHEPDIFARIATVFGSYDYVNWRLTGERAVEQNWALEAGFVDVSRHEIDDELVAWARIPRSAVPRKTASHEIMGHVSLEGAAATGLAAGTPVIGGAADMIASALGAGVTRTGDILLKFGGAVDILVATDQVKPDPRLYLDYHLIPGLYMPNGCMATGGSGLNWFVRNFSGGEADAAARAGLSLHQHLDRLAAERPAGADGLTILPYFLGEKTPIHDPAARGVIDGLTLSHDIGHLWRALLESYAYAGAHHVEVLRDMGHTATRVMVSDGGSNSRVWMQIVADVLGQPVHRLKGHPGSSLGAAWTAAVGVGLADWAGISRFVSEDEVIEPNLANTETYRAGYARYRDLYRRLSAPAGKANA
- a CDS encoding HAD family phosphatase → MSLNDVSLNDARRFRAVAWDIDGTLIDSEPLHHRALVAICGELGADLSDLPDQAFCGTHIRDVWKILRPRLPESTVEAEWIAAINRFYVENRAELMLLPGAVGTIRTLAGRGVAQACVSNSSRRVVDANIDALGIADKLAFSISLDDVEHGKPNPEPYARACARLGLPPAQVVAVEDSLAGARAARAAGLHVIGYGSAAFDDIDHAIEAIDQVLALFPPA